gccgccattgtagtctactccatcccaaacgccggcgtgcatcggcacgtgggagagcaggtctccggaaccattcgtctttgcgatcctgcaccgggagaggacgaattaggtttttgggaagcgttgtgcgcgactgctcaaattcgtcatcacggttcgtcttccgtccaagtcgggcggtgctactcatcgtcgtattcatcgccgtcagcagcagatcgtcgccaacatcgtcatcaacactgtcgcacccataatagctaacgttcagtacgtccaacatcctctgttcatgtatGTCTCTACaactattgttacgtgtttgctgctgttatgcatatCTTGTtattcttctagtttgctagattattgcatgctagtatctcttctagtcatgaattatttactgaaattaatcatgaacttgcctaatattccaacaaccATGTGGAAAATTAAGTGATTATTAGTTTATTTGGATGCTTTTGACTTGTTGGTTCATAAAAATGAACATACATTTTTGCTCCCTCTCAGTTTTgttcctggctccgcccctgaccATTCATCTTAACCGAGAACCTgtatgagcacctctgagagactgagtaaatccagaaataatgcgagcaccaggacttaaccctggtgggctggggataccaccgtccctctaaccatccaaccacaggttggttagcaagGATTCATTTGATTTGGAAGCTATCCAGATTGAACGTCAGCGTTATATATGGGTCCTTCATATATAAAATTATTAATGGACACGGCAACGACTCTCCATCATGATTTAGTAATGCTTTAGAAGTCCTTCTATACAAGGAAAATGTTTTGCAATATTGATCCTAGCAAACACGCTGAGATGACCTCCTTGAATCCGAAGACGAAAttctcaaaagaaaagaaaaaaagaagaagccgAAGACGACGCGCATATACACGTGACGCACGTACCAGTCCGACGTGCGCACGCCCCCACTCCAAAGTCAGGAACCAACCCGCGGCGGGTCTCCGATCCGATCGCATGGAGGACGTCTCCCGCGTCGccccgcggaggaggaggaggcagaagaagaaggCGAGGGCGGTCCCCGCCGCGGCCACGCtcccggacgacgacgtcgtcctcgagATCCTGGCGCGCGTGGCGGACGACGTCGCCGCGCTCTTCCGCTGCGCCGTCTCGTGCAAGCGGTGGCGAGCCCTTGTGGCCGACCCCTCATTCCTCCGCCGCCGCTGGCCGGAGGGTGCAGGCGACCCGGGCTCTATCCTCGGCTTCTTCCATGACCCGTTGGTATACGGATCGACGGCCTTCGTCCCGGTGCCGGGATCGCCGCTCGGCCCTAGGCGCCGCTCGGCTCCTTCTTTCCCACTGCAAAAACCATCGCCAAGCTACACAGCATTGCTGTTCAAAGTGATTGTCATCATGGCGGGGTATGATTTTGGACCATACAATATGTACACTTTCTCGTCCGCGGAGTCGAGGTGGAGCACACCTAGAAGGTGCTTTCAACGTCTAGACTATGATTTCGTCCAGTATGGCAGTCCTGTCGTGTCCCCGGGCAAGGTACACTGGCTCATCCATGACCCGCGCAACATTTGCACCCTTCAATTCTGCATTGAGACCGGCCGCGTCTCCGTAGCACAGTTTCCGATACTTAGCGTCGGAATTGATGGCAACTTATCATTGATTTGCCTTCATGAAAATTTCCTCCAGCTACAGATCTCTACACGTCAAGGTGAAGAAGGGCGTGGCAATAGCCTTGCTAACGTGCTAGTACATACGAAGGTCGTAGAGCTCAAACACAAACCGCCGCAGACCACCAAACCACTCTCCATGTATGTGGGCGAGAATAGCGCGACACTGTTTGTCACAGACCGACGAGGGTTCACGTGCACTATCAACCTCAAAACAGGAACAGTTGATGAGTTCACGGGCATGTCGGGCAACTATGAATTACAGGCCGTTGTGCCTTTCGAGATCGATTGGCCTGCCTTCTTCGTGTCTTGCTTGGACGCCCATTGAAGACATACCCCGGACTCCTATATTGTTTAATTAGTATTTAATTTTGATAATAGATATGCAGCTTAAAGTTGAGTTTGTAAGCTACTAGTAATATATTCCTATTCCTATCCCTTTATTCGCATTTTTTGTCTAGGAAAAGTTGTGGCTACACCAACGTTAATGCACCCATAATAAACAGTAAATTGTAACAAACGGCCAAAAAAGTCAAAATAGTATGGAACTTCATGGATTATGAACGAATATTTAGGTGCTTGCAAAGTTTAGTGGCCAATAACATCACACAAAATACAAGTCTGCTCAAACAATACACATAATTTTGAGCACaactttgtttcttttttctttacaAAGCTCCTCGGATGTCATTTGGACACCAAATTTGCAAGCACCTAGAATATTTGGTCATAATCGAAGGCACAAAGTTTTCAGATTAGTTTGTAGAGACTTTTTTATTGATTTTCGAGCTTATATATATATTTTCATTAGATTTAGTTATTTTTTAGTAACTATTTAGACATTTTTTAAATAAAGttaccgcagcaacgcgcgggataTGAATGTATC
This region of Triticum aestivum cultivar Chinese Spring chromosome 2D, IWGSC CS RefSeq v2.1, whole genome shotgun sequence genomic DNA includes:
- the LOC123050591 gene encoding uncharacterized protein is translated as MAGYDFGPYNMYTFSSAESRWSTPRRCFQRLDYDFVQYGSPVVSPGKLQISTRQGEEGRGNSLANVLVHTKVVELKHKPPQTTKPLSMYVGENSATLFVTDRRGFTCTINLKTGTVDEFTGMSGNYELQAVVPFEIDWPAFFVSCLDAH